One stretch of Actinacidiphila sp. DG2A-62 DNA includes these proteins:
- a CDS encoding NPCBM/NEW2 domain-containing protein → MPKFTAQQTLLPAGRPALVRRLTALAPLWVLALLAALLAVGSAPAHAAPDTSITVDGAKGGRTFDGIGAISGGGGNSRLLRDYPPAQQSQILDYLFKPGYGANLQLLKLEIGGDANSTDGSEPSVEHTRGAVDCDAGYEFWLAEQAKARNPDIKLYGLAWAAPGWIDGGFWSDDTIDYLLTWLGCAKQHGLPISYLGGWNERGHDDAWYVKLRAALNSHGYSGIQLVADDTGWNVADDMAKDPAFAKAVSIIGTHYSCEGGDGGSADTCSSTQAARDSGKPLWDSENGSQDMNTGAPALIRAITRGYIDAKMTTYFNWPLLAAIYPNLPYDTVGLATANSPWSGNYTVGASTWATAQVTQFTQPGWTFIDSASGYIAGDEADGSYVSLKSPDGKDYSTVLETTTASTDQTVHVRIRGGLSTGAAHVWATDVDTPSPATSFVRGQDVTPSADGTYSLTLHPGWVYTVTTTTGQGKGTAAPPAAHALALPYSDSFDRYRAGQEATFVSDMQGSFEAQRCAAGRRGMCLQQMAPVKPIEWQDDSDAFTLVGDTTWTDYTLRADAELAEPGTVELIGRAGAQNRPQSHQQGYFFQISDTGAWNITKSDADGKRTVLMRSATTALGTRTWHRLALSFDGPTITASLDGRELGTVSDGSYSAGQGGLGLTSYRTDQFDNLSFTPVRHAAPAASLSVVPAPAAVQRGKQLTVSTTLSVPRQAAPAEGVNITLSAPAGFVFDPLAQVFGSVRPGQSATAVWQLTAPTDAASEPTLTATATFAQRGVARVLRQGARVAVTNPPPPSGTNDVSDLEFVSSTNGWGPVERDQSVGGTNAGDGTPLTINGTVYAKGLGTNAVSDVAIYLGGNCSTFTATVGNDDDAGGQGSMTFSVLGDGTTLASTGTVRGHDAAQQISAGVTGVQTLDLVVGDAGDGNAYDHGDWATPKLVCSG, encoded by the coding sequence ATGCCCAAGTTCACGGCCCAACAGACCCTCCTCCCGGCCGGCAGACCGGCCCTCGTCAGAAGGCTCACCGCGCTCGCCCCGCTGTGGGTCCTCGCGCTGCTCGCCGCCCTGCTGGCGGTCGGCAGCGCACCGGCCCACGCCGCACCCGACACCTCCATCACGGTCGACGGCGCCAAGGGCGGCCGGACCTTCGACGGCATCGGCGCGATCAGCGGCGGCGGCGGCAACTCCCGCCTTCTCAGGGACTATCCGCCCGCGCAGCAGTCCCAGATCCTCGACTACCTCTTCAAGCCCGGCTACGGCGCGAACCTGCAGTTGCTGAAGCTGGAGATCGGCGGCGACGCCAACTCCACCGACGGCTCCGAACCCTCGGTCGAGCACACCCGCGGCGCCGTCGACTGCGACGCCGGCTACGAGTTCTGGCTGGCCGAACAGGCGAAGGCCCGCAACCCGGACATCAAGCTCTACGGGCTGGCGTGGGCCGCGCCCGGCTGGATCGACGGCGGCTTCTGGTCCGACGACACCATCGACTACCTCCTCACCTGGCTCGGCTGCGCCAAGCAGCACGGCCTGCCGATCAGCTACCTCGGCGGCTGGAACGAGCGCGGCCACGACGACGCCTGGTACGTCAAGCTCCGTGCGGCGCTGAACTCCCATGGCTACAGCGGCATCCAGCTGGTCGCCGACGACACCGGCTGGAACGTCGCCGACGACATGGCGAAGGACCCCGCGTTCGCCAAGGCGGTGTCGATCATCGGCACCCACTACAGCTGCGAGGGCGGCGACGGCGGCAGTGCCGACACCTGCTCCAGCACCCAGGCCGCGCGCGACAGCGGAAAGCCGCTGTGGGACAGCGAGAACGGCTCGCAGGACATGAACACCGGCGCCCCGGCGCTGATCCGCGCCATCACCCGCGGCTACATCGACGCCAAGATGACCACCTACTTCAACTGGCCGCTGCTGGCGGCGATCTACCCGAACCTGCCGTACGACACCGTCGGCCTGGCCACGGCGAACTCCCCCTGGTCGGGCAACTACACGGTGGGCGCCAGCACCTGGGCCACCGCGCAGGTCACCCAGTTCACGCAGCCCGGCTGGACGTTCATCGACTCCGCCTCCGGCTACATCGCCGGCGACGAGGCCGACGGCAGCTACGTCAGCCTCAAGTCACCCGACGGCAAGGACTACTCCACCGTCCTGGAGACCACCACGGCCAGCACCGACCAGACCGTCCACGTCCGGATCCGCGGCGGCCTGTCCACCGGCGCCGCCCACGTCTGGGCCACCGACGTCGACACCCCCTCGCCCGCGACCTCGTTCGTCCGCGGACAGGACGTGACGCCCTCGGCGGACGGCACGTACTCGCTGACCCTGCACCCCGGGTGGGTCTACACCGTCACCACGACCACCGGACAGGGCAAGGGCACCGCCGCCCCGCCCGCCGCCCACGCGCTCGCCCTGCCCTACAGCGACTCGTTCGACCGCTACCGGGCCGGCCAGGAGGCGACGTTCGTCTCCGACATGCAGGGATCGTTCGAGGCGCAGCGCTGCGCGGCCGGCCGGCGCGGGATGTGCCTGCAGCAGATGGCGCCGGTCAAGCCGATCGAGTGGCAGGACGACTCCGACGCGTTCACGCTGGTCGGCGACACCACGTGGACGGACTACACGCTGCGGGCCGACGCCGAACTGGCCGAGCCCGGCACGGTGGAGCTGATCGGACGGGCCGGCGCCCAGAACCGCCCGCAGTCGCACCAGCAGGGCTACTTCTTCCAGATCTCCGACACCGGCGCCTGGAACATCACCAAGAGCGACGCGGACGGCAAGCGCACCGTGCTGATGCGGTCCGCCACGACCGCGCTCGGCACCCGGACCTGGCACCGGCTCGCGCTGTCCTTCGACGGGCCGACCATCACCGCCTCGCTCGACGGCCGCGAACTCGGCACCGTCAGCGACGGCAGCTACTCCGCGGGACAGGGCGGCCTCGGCCTGACCTCGTACCGCACCGACCAGTTCGACAACCTCTCCTTCACCCCGGTGCGGCACGCCGCGCCCGCCGCGTCCCTCAGCGTCGTCCCGGCGCCGGCCGCGGTGCAGCGGGGCAAGCAGCTGACCGTCTCCACCACGCTGTCGGTGCCGCGGCAGGCCGCGCCCGCCGAGGGCGTCAACATCACGCTCAGCGCGCCCGCCGGCTTCGTCTTCGACCCGCTGGCCCAGGTGTTCGGCTCGGTGCGGCCGGGACAGAGCGCGACGGCCGTGTGGCAGCTGACCGCGCCGACCGACGCGGCCTCCGAGCCGACGCTCACCGCCACGGCCACCTTCGCCCAGCGCGGTGTGGCGCGGGTGCTGCGGCAGGGCGCCCGGGTGGCGGTGACCAACCCGCCGCCGCCGTCGGGCACGAACGACGTCAGCGACCTGGAGTTCGTCTCCTCGACCAACGGCTGGGGCCCGGTCGAGCGGGACCAGTCGGTCGGCGGCACCAACGCCGGCGACGGGACGCCGCTGACGATCAACGGCACGGTCTACGCCAAGGGCCTGGGCACCAACGCGGTCAGCGACGTGGCGATCTACCTGGGCGGGAACTGCTCGACGTTCACCGCCACGGTGGGCAACGACGACGACGCGGGCGGCCAGGGCTCCATGACCTTCAGCGTCCTGGGCGACGGCACGACGCTCGCCTCGACCGGCACGGTGCGCGGCCATGACGCGGCGCAGCAGATCAGCGCCGGCGTGACCGGTGTGCAGACCCTGGACCTGGTGGTGGGCGACGCCGGCGACGGCAACGCCTACGACCACGGCGACTGGGCGACGCCGAAGCTGGTCTGCTCCGGCTGA
- a CDS encoding LysR family transcriptional regulator, producing MDLNLLTALDALLDEGGVGAAADRLHLSQPAMSRTLSRIRKATGDQILVRSGREMLPTPYAEQIREEVHRIVTRAQAVLTPAERVDPATLERTFTLQCNDVVAAALLPPLAAALTGRAPGVCLRLLPEAATTADELRRGRVDLQIADKAPDHADTRSATLFADTLAAVGRRDLADDPGRDPATWQGLAAAPHVVVTRRGRTRDRIDDLLEARGLRRRVAFTVPTLALALGAVAAQPLLTVVPATLTAPVLPADLRAYPLPGGTPAVPAVLAWHARHDRDAAHRWLRGLIAETLGALVGAGAPAEPGPLSGPDPEPEAERGPEPAGER from the coding sequence ATGGATCTGAACCTGCTGACCGCGCTGGACGCCCTGCTCGACGAGGGCGGCGTCGGCGCCGCCGCCGACCGGCTGCACCTCTCGCAGCCCGCGATGAGCCGCACACTGAGCCGGATCAGGAAGGCGACCGGCGACCAGATCCTGGTCAGGTCGGGGCGCGAGATGCTGCCCACGCCGTACGCCGAGCAGATCCGCGAGGAGGTGCACCGCATCGTCACCCGCGCCCAGGCGGTGCTGACCCCCGCCGAGCGGGTCGACCCCGCCACGCTGGAGCGGACCTTCACCCTCCAGTGCAACGACGTGGTGGCCGCCGCGCTGCTGCCGCCGCTGGCCGCGGCGCTGACCGGCCGGGCCCCCGGCGTCTGCCTGCGGCTGCTCCCGGAGGCCGCCACGACCGCCGACGAACTGCGCCGCGGCCGGGTGGACCTGCAGATCGCGGACAAGGCGCCCGACCACGCCGACACCCGCTCCGCGACGCTCTTCGCCGACACCCTCGCCGCGGTCGGCCGCCGCGACCTCGCGGACGATCCCGGGCGCGACCCCGCGACCTGGCAGGGCCTGGCCGCCGCGCCGCACGTCGTGGTCACCCGCCGCGGACGCACCCGCGACCGGATCGACGACCTGCTGGAGGCGCGGGGCCTGCGCCGCCGCGTGGCGTTCACCGTGCCGACCCTCGCTCTGGCGCTGGGCGCGGTCGCGGCGCAGCCGCTGCTCACCGTTGTCCCCGCGACGCTCACCGCGCCGGTGCTGCCCGCGGACCTGCGCGCCTACCCGCTGCCCGGCGGGACCCCGGCCGTCCCGGCCGTCCTGGCCTGGCACGCCCGCCACGACCGCGACGCGGCGCACCGCTGGCTGCGCGGGCTGATCGCCGAGACCCTCGGCGCGCTCGTCGGCGCCGGGGCTCCGGCGGAGCCGGGCCCGCTGTCGGGGCCGGACCCGGAGCCCGAGGCGGAGAGGGGGCCGGAGCCGGCCGGGGAGCGCTGA
- a CDS encoding FAD-dependent monooxygenase, translating into MRTVIAGGGLVGLTAAASLRLIGHEVTVLEQAPAVRAVGAGIGLWPNALREFDRIGVGERLRALGAPIETWFYDPAGRPLRAAGYDADDHRFLLVPRPALSDLLADRVGRRNIRQDARVTGFTETDREVVVHLADGTDLPADLLIGADGVYSRVRAALVPGSDAVEHAGHIAWRAIVPAGRERPRGTVVTVGPARTRGGYAPVAPGRTMWMVNQFDAGRLDGSKRDRALARAGHLAEAGWHDELLEMIAATPEEAILENRIMLVPELSRWTGRRVALVGDAAHGLSPHIAAGGTLGVEDVGVLRSALSAERDPATALARYEDVRAARFVRVREHSAAVEKAADAAEFAERYAAFSHWMLTTAPQT; encoded by the coding sequence ATGCGGACGGTCATCGCCGGCGGCGGACTGGTGGGACTCACGGCAGCGGCGTCGCTGCGGCTGATCGGGCACGAGGTGACGGTGCTGGAGCAGGCGCCGGCGGTGCGGGCGGTGGGCGCGGGCATCGGGCTGTGGCCGAACGCGCTGCGCGAGTTCGACCGGATCGGCGTCGGGGAGCGGCTGCGGGCCCTCGGCGCGCCGATCGAGACCTGGTTCTACGACCCGGCGGGCCGCCCGCTGCGGGCCGCGGGCTACGACGCGGACGACCACCGGTTCCTGCTGGTGCCCCGGCCCGCGCTCAGCGACCTTCTCGCCGACCGGGTCGGCCGGCGGAACATCCGGCAGGACGCCCGTGTCACCGGCTTCACCGAGACGGACCGCGAGGTGGTGGTCCACCTGGCCGACGGCACGGACCTGCCCGCCGACCTGCTGATCGGCGCGGACGGCGTGTACTCGCGGGTGCGCGCCGCGCTCGTGCCGGGCAGCGACGCCGTCGAGCACGCGGGCCACATCGCCTGGCGGGCGATCGTGCCGGCCGGGCGGGAGCGCCCGAGGGGCACCGTGGTCACCGTCGGGCCGGCACGCACCCGCGGCGGCTACGCGCCGGTCGCGCCGGGCCGGACCATGTGGATGGTCAACCAGTTCGACGCGGGGCGGCTGGACGGCTCCAAGCGGGACCGGGCGCTGGCCAGGGCCGGTCACCTGGCCGAGGCGGGCTGGCACGACGAGCTGCTGGAGATGATCGCCGCGACGCCGGAGGAGGCGATCCTGGAGAACCGGATCATGCTGGTGCCCGAGCTGTCGCGCTGGACCGGCCGGCGGGTGGCGCTCGTCGGCGACGCCGCGCACGGCCTGTCGCCGCACATCGCGGCGGGCGGCACCCTGGGCGTCGAGGACGTCGGGGTCCTGCGCTCGGCCCTGTCCGCCGAGCGCGACCCCGCGACGGCCCTGGCCCGCTACGAGGACGTGCGCGCCGCCCGCTTCGTGCGGGTCCGCGAGCACTCCGCCGCCGTGGAGAAGGCCGCGGACGCCGCGGAGTTCGCCGAGCGCTACGCCGCCTTCAGCCACTGGATGCTCACCACCGCGCCGCAGACGTGA
- a CDS encoding glycoside hydrolase family 97 protein: MAYRYLLDGIGQVPVRQEASTFELPTDAEAWVQPYVTSYENERTETTAGAANDAQPKTCTGDTCSFGYPTLFDVGGSYVLLTEADVDGRYSGSHLEHRDGSGAYQVALADGAPVTAPGPLATPWRTAIVGSLDTVVGSTLVDDLAPPSKVKDTSWIRPGVDDWSWLSDGDSPGNADRQRDFVDYAAAHGLEYTLVDAGWQESWVPALVRYARAKGVDVLLWFDWNDLRTQAQRDAWLPKVKAWGVAGVKVDYMYSDSQSTFQWYDAILKDTARLKLMVDFHGATIPRGLQRTWPQVMSVEGVRGEENGQNPTRDVFLAFTRNVVGSMDYTPTWFSRPGRQDTLARELALPVVFESGWTSLGDHPEGFAAHPVAERYLEQLPTVWDETHLVSGGPARQPAGDRQVVMARRSGDRWFVGGILAGTADTMRAPLGFLGHGRWLLETVQDSGGDLERTVRTVTSRDTLAVAAAHDSGFAAIACPAAEGRTDCDTPVVTAPATTLALTPATATAGPAPA; the protein is encoded by the coding sequence GTGGCCTACCGCTATTTGCTGGACGGGATCGGCCAGGTGCCGGTCCGGCAGGAGGCGTCGACCTTCGAACTGCCCACCGACGCCGAGGCGTGGGTGCAGCCCTACGTCACCAGCTACGAGAACGAGCGCACCGAGACCACCGCGGGCGCCGCCAACGACGCGCAGCCGAAGACCTGCACCGGCGACACCTGCTCCTTCGGCTACCCGACGCTGTTCGACGTGGGCGGCTCGTACGTGCTGCTCACCGAGGCCGACGTGGACGGCCGCTACTCCGGCAGCCACCTGGAGCACCGCGACGGCAGCGGCGCCTACCAGGTCGCGCTCGCCGACGGCGCGCCGGTCACCGCGCCCGGCCCGCTCGCCACGCCGTGGCGCACCGCGATCGTCGGCAGCCTGGACACCGTGGTCGGCTCCACCCTGGTGGACGACCTCGCGCCGCCGTCGAAGGTCAAGGACACCTCGTGGATCCGGCCCGGCGTGGACGACTGGTCCTGGCTCAGCGACGGCGACAGCCCGGGGAACGCCGACCGGCAGCGCGACTTCGTGGACTACGCCGCCGCACACGGCCTGGAGTACACCCTGGTGGACGCCGGCTGGCAGGAGAGCTGGGTGCCGGCACTGGTCCGCTACGCACGGGCCAAGGGCGTGGACGTGCTGCTGTGGTTCGACTGGAACGATCTCAGGACCCAGGCGCAGCGCGACGCGTGGCTGCCCAAGGTCAAGGCGTGGGGCGTTGCGGGCGTCAAGGTCGACTACATGTACTCCGACAGCCAGTCGACCTTCCAGTGGTACGACGCGATCCTGAAGGACACCGCCCGGCTGAAGCTCATGGTCGACTTCCACGGCGCGACGATCCCGCGCGGGCTGCAGCGCACCTGGCCGCAGGTGATGAGCGTGGAGGGGGTGCGCGGCGAGGAGAACGGCCAGAACCCCACCCGCGACGTCTTCCTGGCCTTCACCCGCAACGTCGTCGGGTCGATGGACTACACCCCGACGTGGTTCTCCCGCCCCGGCCGGCAGGACACCCTGGCACGCGAACTCGCGCTGCCCGTCGTCTTCGAGTCCGGCTGGACCAGCCTCGGCGACCACCCCGAGGGCTTCGCCGCGCACCCGGTGGCCGAGCGCTACCTCGAACAGCTCCCCACTGTCTGGGACGAGACCCATCTGGTCTCCGGCGGCCCCGCGCGGCAGCCGGCCGGAGACCGCCAGGTGGTCATGGCCCGCCGCAGCGGCGACCGCTGGTTCGTCGGCGGCATCCTGGCCGGGACCGCCGACACGATGAGGGCACCGCTGGGCTTCCTCGGCCACGGCCGGTGGCTGCTGGAGACCGTCCAGGACAGCGGCGGCGACCTGGAGCGCACGGTGCGCACGGTCACCTCGCGCGACACCCTCGCCGTGGCCGCGGCCCACGACAGCGGCTTCGCCGCCATCGCCTGCCCCGCGGCCGAGGGCCGCACCGACTGCGACACGCCGGTGGTCACCGCGCCCGCGACCACCCTCGCGCTCACCCCGGCCACGGCGACCGCCGGCCCGGCGCCGGCGTGA